Proteins found in one Flavobacterium channae genomic segment:
- a CDS encoding alpha/beta fold hydrolase produces the protein MSKKKQKQAQVIEIPKAILLTAKFLQAVSPALTTKFAAKLFTTPIKHKLPKRELHMERESVQKSIMVPAINKEIVVYEYGKSDKKVLLVHGWSGRGTQLVKIADELLKMDYMTISFDAPAHGKSKGNYSIMTEFIASILELEKQYGSFEYAIGHSLGGMSVLNAIKQNLNVKRAVTIGAGDIIQDIIDDFIKKLQLKPEYGIKLRDHFEKRFAGKMDDYSAYKAAKTINIPVLIMHDKEDDDVSVKAAYHIHEHLQGSELIITEGLGHRKILGDEAVINKIKEFLSK, from the coding sequence ATGTCTAAAAAGAAACAAAAACAAGCTCAGGTAATTGAAATCCCTAAAGCTATTTTGTTAACTGCTAAGTTTTTACAAGCAGTTTCTCCAGCATTAACTACTAAGTTTGCTGCTAAACTTTTTACTACTCCCATAAAGCATAAATTACCAAAGCGTGAATTACATATGGAACGCGAAAGTGTTCAAAAAAGTATTATGGTTCCTGCAATAAACAAAGAAATTGTTGTATATGAATATGGCAAAAGCGATAAAAAAGTACTTTTAGTTCATGGTTGGTCTGGAAGAGGAACACAATTGGTTAAAATTGCAGATGAGTTATTGAAAATGGACTACATGACCATAAGTTTTGATGCGCCTGCTCATGGAAAATCAAAAGGAAATTATTCGATAATGACCGAGTTTATCGCTTCGATTTTAGAGTTGGAAAAACAATATGGTTCGTTTGAATATGCGATTGGACATTCTCTTGGTGGTATGTCGGTTTTGAATGCTATAAAGCAAAATCTGAATGTTAAAAGAGCAGTTACTATTGGAGCTGGTGATATTATACAAGATATTATTGATGATTTTATAAAGAAACTACAATTAAAACCAGAATACGGAATCAAATTGAGAGATCATTTTGAGAAAAGATTTGCAGGAAAAATGGATGATTATTCGGCTTACAAAGCTGCAAAAACAATCAATATTCCTGTTTTAATTATGCATGATAAAGAAGATGATGATGTATCAGTTAAAGCGGCTTATCATATTCACGAACACCTTCAAGGTTCAGAATTGATTATTACAGAAGGTTTAGGGCATCGTAAAATTTTAGGCGATGAAGCTGTGATAAACAAAATCAAAGAATTCCTTTCAAAATAA